The following are encoded together in the Populus trichocarpa isolate Nisqually-1 chromosome 5, P.trichocarpa_v4.1, whole genome shotgun sequence genome:
- the LOC18098887 gene encoding vesicle-associated protein 2-2 isoform X2, producing MTQLLEIQPKELKFVFEVKKQSSCSICLTNNAPHNVAFKVKTTSPKKYSVRPNVGVIDPKSTCEFIVNLLLQRMKGVCGSGGQMEQNWTCYWIYFGFGLVYMTWNLPKNLHLCILLQSGLNFLFQKMRFGVTMQSQKEAPPDMVCKDKFLIQSTVVPVGTTEKDITSSTFAKNDNKHIEEVKMRVALISSPESFVPTPINGVFKQGPFFEPSVLKDSVLNRVEILNPPQMGPFLEPSVLKDPVLNRVEIITPPQTYQVAKDAEFKMTNGHESNTSEDVELKPEKDVIHGQKSKLSGDTDWVPVIDIVNEKELKLAQDEELKQDKDAISNEHSKPAPDMESPSLNEEIITANAVELKLTSDIDEMKSKLHVLESKLNETESTISRLTEEKRQSSQERKILQEELDFLRSRTSVKRVYVGFPLLFVVMIALISIELGYLLHS from the exons ATGACACAGCTTTTGGAAATCCAGCCTAAGGAACTTAAGTTTGTTT TTGAAGTGAAGAAGCAAAGCTCATGCTCAATATGCCTTACCAACAATGCCCCCCACAATGTTGCTTTCAAG GTTAAAACAACTTCACCTAAGAAGTACTCTGTGCGACCAAATGTTGGTGTTATAGATCCAAAATCAACTTGTGAATTTATTG TGAATTTACTTTTACAGAGAATGAAGGGTGTGTGTGGAAGTGGGGGACAAATGGAGCAAAATTGGACATGCTATTGGatatattttggttttggtcTGGTTTATATGACATGGAACCTACCTAAGAATTTGCATCTTTGCATACTGCTCCAGTctggacttaattttttatttcaaaagatGAGGTTCGGAG TCACAATGCAATCTCAGAAGGAGGCTCCTCCTGATATGGTGTGCAAAGACAAGTTTTTAATCCAAAGCACAGTTGTTCCTGTTGGGACAACTGAGAAGGACATCACATCTAGTACG TTTGCCAAAAATGATAACAAGCATATTGAAGAGGTCAAGATGAGAGTGGCTCTCATCAGCTCACCTGAATCATTTGTACCGACACCAATTAATGGAGTGTTTAAGCAGGGGCCTTTTTTTGAACCTTCTGTACTGAAAGATTCTGTGCTCAATAGAGTTGAAATTCTCAACCCACCGCAAATG GGGCCTTTTTTAGAACCTTCGGTACTGAAAGATCCTGTGCTGAATAGAGTTGAAATTATCACCCCACCGCAAACA TATCAGGTTGCCAAGGATGCTGAATTCAAAATGACCAACGGTCATGAGAGCAATACATCTGAGGATGTAGAGTTGAAGCCAGAGAAGGACGTGATTCATGGTCAGAAGTCTAAGCTGTCAGGTGACACAGATTGGGTACCAGTTATTGACATAGTCAATGAGAAGGAGTTAAAGCTGGCACAGGACGAAGAGTTGAAGCAAGATAAGGATGCCATTAGCAATGAACACTCAAAACCAGCACCGGATATGGAGTCCCCTTCACTGAATGAGGAAATCATAACAGCGAATGCAGTGGAGCTGAAGTTGACCAGTGATATTGATGAGATGAAATCAAAATTGCACGTACTTGAATCAAAGCTGAACGAG ACTGAGTCTACTATTTCAAGGTTAACAGAGGAGAAGAGACAAAGCAGTCAAGAAAGGAAAATCTTGCAAGAAGAACTC GATTTTTTGAGAAGCAGGACAAGTGTAAAAAGAGTGTACGTGGGGTTCCCTCTTCTATTTGTTGTTATGATTGCACTCATCAGTATCGAGCTTGGATATCTTTTACACAGTTAA
- the LOC18098887 gene encoding vesicle-associated protein 1-2 isoform X3, protein MTQLLEIQPKELKFVFEVKKQSSCSICLTNNAPHNVAFKVKTTSPKKYSVRPNVGVIDPKSTCEFIVTMQSQKEAPPDMVCKDKFLIQSTVVPVGTTEKDITSSTFAKNDNKHIEEVKMRVALISSPESFVPTPINGVFKQGPFFEPSVLKDSVLNRVEILNPPQMQGPFLEPSVLKDPVLNRVEIITPPQTYQVAKDAEFKMTNGHESNTSEDVELKPEKDVIHGQKSKLSGDTDWVPVIDIVNEKELKLAQDEELKQDKDAISNEHSKPAPDMESPSLNEEIITANAVELKLTSDIDEMKSKLHVLESKLNETESTISRLTEEKRQSSQERKILQEELDFLRSRTSVKRVYVGFPLLFVVMIALISIELGYLLHS, encoded by the exons ATGACACAGCTTTTGGAAATCCAGCCTAAGGAACTTAAGTTTGTTT TTGAAGTGAAGAAGCAAAGCTCATGCTCAATATGCCTTACCAACAATGCCCCCCACAATGTTGCTTTCAAG GTTAAAACAACTTCACCTAAGAAGTACTCTGTGCGACCAAATGTTGGTGTTATAGATCCAAAATCAACTTGTGAATTTATTG TCACAATGCAATCTCAGAAGGAGGCTCCTCCTGATATGGTGTGCAAAGACAAGTTTTTAATCCAAAGCACAGTTGTTCCTGTTGGGACAACTGAGAAGGACATCACATCTAGTACG TTTGCCAAAAATGATAACAAGCATATTGAAGAGGTCAAGATGAGAGTGGCTCTCATCAGCTCACCTGAATCATTTGTACCGACACCAATTAATGGAGTGTTTAAGCAGGGGCCTTTTTTTGAACCTTCTGTACTGAAAGATTCTGTGCTCAATAGAGTTGAAATTCTCAACCCACCGCAAATG CAGGGGCCTTTTTTAGAACCTTCGGTACTGAAAGATCCTGTGCTGAATAGAGTTGAAATTATCACCCCACCGCAAACA TATCAGGTTGCCAAGGATGCTGAATTCAAAATGACCAACGGTCATGAGAGCAATACATCTGAGGATGTAGAGTTGAAGCCAGAGAAGGACGTGATTCATGGTCAGAAGTCTAAGCTGTCAGGTGACACAGATTGGGTACCAGTTATTGACATAGTCAATGAGAAGGAGTTAAAGCTGGCACAGGACGAAGAGTTGAAGCAAGATAAGGATGCCATTAGCAATGAACACTCAAAACCAGCACCGGATATGGAGTCCCCTTCACTGAATGAGGAAATCATAACAGCGAATGCAGTGGAGCTGAAGTTGACCAGTGATATTGATGAGATGAAATCAAAATTGCACGTACTTGAATCAAAGCTGAACGAG ACTGAGTCTACTATTTCAAGGTTAACAGAGGAGAAGAGACAAAGCAGTCAAGAAAGGAAAATCTTGCAAGAAGAACTC GATTTTTTGAGAAGCAGGACAAGTGTAAAAAGAGTGTACGTGGGGTTCCCTCTTCTATTTGTTGTTATGATTGCACTCATCAGTATCGAGCTTGGATATCTTTTACACAGTTAA
- the LOC18098887 gene encoding vesicle-associated protein 1-2 isoform X4, giving the protein MTQLLEIQPKELKFVFEVKKQSSCSICLTNNAPHNVAFKVKTTSPKKYSVRPNVGVIDPKSTCEFIVTMQSQKEAPPDMVCKDKFLIQSTVVPVGTTEKDITSSTFAKNDNKHIEEVKMRVALISSPESFVPTPINGVFKQGPFFEPSVLKDSVLNRVEILNPPQMGPFLEPSVLKDPVLNRVEIITPPQTYQVAKDAEFKMTNGHESNTSEDVELKPEKDVIHGQKSKLSGDTDWVPVIDIVNEKELKLAQDEELKQDKDAISNEHSKPAPDMESPSLNEEIITANAVELKLTSDIDEMKSKLHVLESKLNETESTISRLTEEKRQSSQERKILQEELDFLRSRTSVKRVYVGFPLLFVVMIALISIELGYLLHS; this is encoded by the exons ATGACACAGCTTTTGGAAATCCAGCCTAAGGAACTTAAGTTTGTTT TTGAAGTGAAGAAGCAAAGCTCATGCTCAATATGCCTTACCAACAATGCCCCCCACAATGTTGCTTTCAAG GTTAAAACAACTTCACCTAAGAAGTACTCTGTGCGACCAAATGTTGGTGTTATAGATCCAAAATCAACTTGTGAATTTATTG TCACAATGCAATCTCAGAAGGAGGCTCCTCCTGATATGGTGTGCAAAGACAAGTTTTTAATCCAAAGCACAGTTGTTCCTGTTGGGACAACTGAGAAGGACATCACATCTAGTACG TTTGCCAAAAATGATAACAAGCATATTGAAGAGGTCAAGATGAGAGTGGCTCTCATCAGCTCACCTGAATCATTTGTACCGACACCAATTAATGGAGTGTTTAAGCAGGGGCCTTTTTTTGAACCTTCTGTACTGAAAGATTCTGTGCTCAATAGAGTTGAAATTCTCAACCCACCGCAAATG GGGCCTTTTTTAGAACCTTCGGTACTGAAAGATCCTGTGCTGAATAGAGTTGAAATTATCACCCCACCGCAAACA TATCAGGTTGCCAAGGATGCTGAATTCAAAATGACCAACGGTCATGAGAGCAATACATCTGAGGATGTAGAGTTGAAGCCAGAGAAGGACGTGATTCATGGTCAGAAGTCTAAGCTGTCAGGTGACACAGATTGGGTACCAGTTATTGACATAGTCAATGAGAAGGAGTTAAAGCTGGCACAGGACGAAGAGTTGAAGCAAGATAAGGATGCCATTAGCAATGAACACTCAAAACCAGCACCGGATATGGAGTCCCCTTCACTGAATGAGGAAATCATAACAGCGAATGCAGTGGAGCTGAAGTTGACCAGTGATATTGATGAGATGAAATCAAAATTGCACGTACTTGAATCAAAGCTGAACGAG ACTGAGTCTACTATTTCAAGGTTAACAGAGGAGAAGAGACAAAGCAGTCAAGAAAGGAAAATCTTGCAAGAAGAACTC GATTTTTTGAGAAGCAGGACAAGTGTAAAAAGAGTGTACGTGGGGTTCCCTCTTCTATTTGTTGTTATGATTGCACTCATCAGTATCGAGCTTGGATATCTTTTACACAGTTAA
- the LOC18098887 gene encoding vesicle-associated protein 2-2 isoform X1: protein MTQLLEIQPKELKFVFEVKKQSSCSICLTNNAPHNVAFKVKTTSPKKYSVRPNVGVIDPKSTCEFIVNLLLQRMKGVCGSGGQMEQNWTCYWIYFGFGLVYMTWNLPKNLHLCILLQSGLNFLFQKMRFGVTMQSQKEAPPDMVCKDKFLIQSTVVPVGTTEKDITSSTFAKNDNKHIEEVKMRVALISSPESFVPTPINGVFKQGPFFEPSVLKDSVLNRVEILNPPQMQGPFLEPSVLKDPVLNRVEIITPPQTYQVAKDAEFKMTNGHESNTSEDVELKPEKDVIHGQKSKLSGDTDWVPVIDIVNEKELKLAQDEELKQDKDAISNEHSKPAPDMESPSLNEEIITANAVELKLTSDIDEMKSKLHVLESKLNETESTISRLTEEKRQSSQERKILQEELDFLRSRTSVKRVYVGFPLLFVVMIALISIELGYLLHS, encoded by the exons ATGACACAGCTTTTGGAAATCCAGCCTAAGGAACTTAAGTTTGTTT TTGAAGTGAAGAAGCAAAGCTCATGCTCAATATGCCTTACCAACAATGCCCCCCACAATGTTGCTTTCAAG GTTAAAACAACTTCACCTAAGAAGTACTCTGTGCGACCAAATGTTGGTGTTATAGATCCAAAATCAACTTGTGAATTTATTG TGAATTTACTTTTACAGAGAATGAAGGGTGTGTGTGGAAGTGGGGGACAAATGGAGCAAAATTGGACATGCTATTGGatatattttggttttggtcTGGTTTATATGACATGGAACCTACCTAAGAATTTGCATCTTTGCATACTGCTCCAGTctggacttaattttttatttcaaaagatGAGGTTCGGAG TCACAATGCAATCTCAGAAGGAGGCTCCTCCTGATATGGTGTGCAAAGACAAGTTTTTAATCCAAAGCACAGTTGTTCCTGTTGGGACAACTGAGAAGGACATCACATCTAGTACG TTTGCCAAAAATGATAACAAGCATATTGAAGAGGTCAAGATGAGAGTGGCTCTCATCAGCTCACCTGAATCATTTGTACCGACACCAATTAATGGAGTGTTTAAGCAGGGGCCTTTTTTTGAACCTTCTGTACTGAAAGATTCTGTGCTCAATAGAGTTGAAATTCTCAACCCACCGCAAATG CAGGGGCCTTTTTTAGAACCTTCGGTACTGAAAGATCCTGTGCTGAATAGAGTTGAAATTATCACCCCACCGCAAACA TATCAGGTTGCCAAGGATGCTGAATTCAAAATGACCAACGGTCATGAGAGCAATACATCTGAGGATGTAGAGTTGAAGCCAGAGAAGGACGTGATTCATGGTCAGAAGTCTAAGCTGTCAGGTGACACAGATTGGGTACCAGTTATTGACATAGTCAATGAGAAGGAGTTAAAGCTGGCACAGGACGAAGAGTTGAAGCAAGATAAGGATGCCATTAGCAATGAACACTCAAAACCAGCACCGGATATGGAGTCCCCTTCACTGAATGAGGAAATCATAACAGCGAATGCAGTGGAGCTGAAGTTGACCAGTGATATTGATGAGATGAAATCAAAATTGCACGTACTTGAATCAAAGCTGAACGAG ACTGAGTCTACTATTTCAAGGTTAACAGAGGAGAAGAGACAAAGCAGTCAAGAAAGGAAAATCTTGCAAGAAGAACTC GATTTTTTGAGAAGCAGGACAAGTGTAAAAAGAGTGTACGTGGGGTTCCCTCTTCTATTTGTTGTTATGATTGCACTCATCAGTATCGAGCTTGGATATCTTTTACACAGTTAA
- the LOC18098887 gene encoding vesicle-associated protein 2-2 isoform X5, with the protein MKGVCGSGGQMEQNWTCYWIYFGFGLVYMTWNLPKNLHLCILLQSGLNFLFQKMRFGVTMQSQKEAPPDMVCKDKFLIQSTVVPVGTTEKDITSSTFAKNDNKHIEEVKMRVALISSPESFVPTPINGVFKQGPFFEPSVLKDSVLNRVEILNPPQMQGPFLEPSVLKDPVLNRVEIITPPQTYQVAKDAEFKMTNGHESNTSEDVELKPEKDVIHGQKSKLSGDTDWVPVIDIVNEKELKLAQDEELKQDKDAISNEHSKPAPDMESPSLNEEIITANAVELKLTSDIDEMKSKLHVLESKLNETESTISRLTEEKRQSSQERKILQEELDFLRSRTSVKRVYVGFPLLFVVMIALISIELGYLLHS; encoded by the exons ATGAAGGGTGTGTGTGGAAGTGGGGGACAAATGGAGCAAAATTGGACATGCTATTGGatatattttggttttggtcTGGTTTATATGACATGGAACCTACCTAAGAATTTGCATCTTTGCATACTGCTCCAGTctggacttaattttttatttcaaaagatGAGGTTCGGAG TCACAATGCAATCTCAGAAGGAGGCTCCTCCTGATATGGTGTGCAAAGACAAGTTTTTAATCCAAAGCACAGTTGTTCCTGTTGGGACAACTGAGAAGGACATCACATCTAGTACG TTTGCCAAAAATGATAACAAGCATATTGAAGAGGTCAAGATGAGAGTGGCTCTCATCAGCTCACCTGAATCATTTGTACCGACACCAATTAATGGAGTGTTTAAGCAGGGGCCTTTTTTTGAACCTTCTGTACTGAAAGATTCTGTGCTCAATAGAGTTGAAATTCTCAACCCACCGCAAATG CAGGGGCCTTTTTTAGAACCTTCGGTACTGAAAGATCCTGTGCTGAATAGAGTTGAAATTATCACCCCACCGCAAACA TATCAGGTTGCCAAGGATGCTGAATTCAAAATGACCAACGGTCATGAGAGCAATACATCTGAGGATGTAGAGTTGAAGCCAGAGAAGGACGTGATTCATGGTCAGAAGTCTAAGCTGTCAGGTGACACAGATTGGGTACCAGTTATTGACATAGTCAATGAGAAGGAGTTAAAGCTGGCACAGGACGAAGAGTTGAAGCAAGATAAGGATGCCATTAGCAATGAACACTCAAAACCAGCACCGGATATGGAGTCCCCTTCACTGAATGAGGAAATCATAACAGCGAATGCAGTGGAGCTGAAGTTGACCAGTGATATTGATGAGATGAAATCAAAATTGCACGTACTTGAATCAAAGCTGAACGAG ACTGAGTCTACTATTTCAAGGTTAACAGAGGAGAAGAGACAAAGCAGTCAAGAAAGGAAAATCTTGCAAGAAGAACTC GATTTTTTGAGAAGCAGGACAAGTGTAAAAAGAGTGTACGTGGGGTTCCCTCTTCTATTTGTTGTTATGATTGCACTCATCAGTATCGAGCTTGGATATCTTTTACACAGTTAA
- the LOC18098888 gene encoding putative pentatricopeptide repeat-containing protein At1g12700, mitochondrial, whose translation MMMFMRKGTLGATASSSAIWLLLQQHMEMGIFPFPPNFPSFLLFNHHHITTSACTEKPSLPQKHCGFGSNTSNDISIDDALTSFYRMVRMNPRPSVVEFGKFLGSIAKKKQYSSAVSLCNQMDLFGVTHNVYSLNVLINCLCRLSHVDFAVSVMGKMFKLGIQPDAITFNTLINGLCNEGKIKEAVGLFNEMVWSGHEPNVISYNTVINGLCKNGNTIMAVRVFRKMEQNRGKPNVVTYNTIIDSLCKDRLVNEAVEFLSEMVDRGIPPDVVTYNTILHGFCSLGQLNEATRLFKEMVGRNVMPDTVTFNILVDGLCKEGMVSEARCVSETMTEKGAEPNAYTYNALMDGYCLHNQMDEAIKVLGIMIGKGCAPNLSSYNILINGYCKSKRMNEAKRLLSEMSEKNLTPDTVTYSTLMQGLCQVGRPREALNLFKEMCSSGLLPDLMAYSILLDGFCKHGHLDEALKLLKEMHERRIKPNIILYTILIRGMFIAGKLEVAKELFSKLSADGIRPDIWTYNVMIKGLLKEGLSDEAYEFFRKMEDDGFLPDSCSYNVIIQGFLQNQDSSTAIQLIDEMVGKRFSADSSTFQMLLDLESHDEIISRFMRGSSQHTKMND comes from the coding sequence atgATGATGTTCATGCGGAAAGGCACTTTAGGAGCTACGGCTTCTTCTTCTGCTATTTggcttcttcttcaacaacatatGGAAATGGgtatctttccttttcctcctaATTTCCCTTCTTTCTTGCTCTTCAATCACCACCACATCACCACTTCTGCTTGTACTGAGAAACCTTCTTTACCTCAAAAACATTGTGGGTTTGGTAGTAATACTAGCAATGACATTAGTATTGATGATGCCTTGACTTCATTCTATCGCATGGTCCGCATGAATCCTAGGCCCTCTGTTGTGGAATTTGGCAAATTCTTAGGGTCCATTGCCAAAAAGAAACAGTATTCCTCTGCTGTCTCTTTGTGCAATCAAATGGATTTGTTCGGGGTTACCCATAATGTTTATTCTCTAAATGTATTGATTAACTGCCTTTGTCGCTTGAGCCATGTTGATTTTGCTGTCTCTGTCATGGGTAAGATGTTTAAACTAGGTATTCAACCTGATGCTATCACATTCAATACACTCATAAATGGGCTCTGCAATGAGGGGAAGATTAAAGAGGCAGTAGGATTGTTTAACGAGATGGTATGGAGTGGGCATGAGCCCAATGTGATTAGCTATAATACTGTAATCAATGGTTTGTGCAAAAATGGCAACACAATTATGGCTGTTCGCGTGTTCAGGAAGATGGAGCAAAATCGCGGTAAACCAAATGTGGTGACATATAATACAATCATAGACAGCCTTTGCAAAGATAGGCTCGTTAATGAGGCCGTGGAATTCTTATCTGAAATGGTTGATCGGGGCATTCCACCAGATGTTGTTACTTACAACACGATACTCCATGGTTTCTGCAGTTTAGGACAGTTAAATGAAGCAACTAGACTGTTCAAAGAAATGGTTGGTAGGAATGTTATGCCAGATACTGTGACCTTCAATATTTTGGTTGATGGACTCTGCAAAGAAGGGATGGTTTCAGAAGCTCGGTGTGTCTCTGAAACGATGACCGAAAAAGGTGCTGAGCCAAATGCTTACACCTACAATGCCTTGATGGATGGGTATTGTTTACACAACCAAATGGATGAGGCCATAAAAGTGCTTGGCATCATGATTGGCAAGGGTTGTGCTCCTAATTTAAGtagttacaacatcttgatcaATGGATATTGCAAGAGTAAAAGGATGAATGAGGCAAAAAGATTGCTTTCTGAAATGtctgaaaaaaatttgactCCTGACACTGTCACTTACAGCACTCTTATGCAAGGTCTGTGCCAAGTAGGGAGACCTCGGGAAGCTTTAAATCTTTTCAAGGAGATGTGTTCTTCTGGCCTGCTTCCAGATTTGATGGCTTACTCTATTTTGCTAGATGGCTTCTGCAAACATGGACATCTGGATGAGGCATTAAAATTGCTCAAGGAAATGCATGAGAGGAGAATAAAACCTAATATCATCCTTTATACAATTCTTATTCGAGGCATGTTTATTGCTGGGAAGCTTGAAGTTGCGAAGGAACTATTTTCCAAGCTTTCTGCAGATGGAATACGACCTGATATATGGACATACAATGTCATGATCAAGGGACTTCTTAAGGAAGGGCTGTCAGATGAAGCATACGAATTCTTTAGAAAAATGGAAGATGATGGTTTCTTGCCAGATAGTTGCTCTTACAATGTTATCATTCAGggatttcttcaaaatcaggACTCATCAACTGCTATACAACTTATTGATGAAATGGTTGGTAAAAGATTCTCAGCAGATTCATCTACATTTCAGATGTTATTGGATCTGGAATCACATGATGAAATCATAAGCCGATTTATGCGTGGAAGCTCTCAACATACAAAAATGAATGACTAG